A genomic region of Papaver somniferum cultivar HN1 chromosome 7, ASM357369v1, whole genome shotgun sequence contains the following coding sequences:
- the LOC113297506 gene encoding uncharacterized protein LOC113297506 — protein sequence MANQILSRPANPIQTLTFLNSTCSLLKKSPFLKHKKFSLSSATPIRKSITDFQIRASQSHTLTRNYCADSVVVQEDKSYGNKQIISVTSQLYGYILSNVREPEILKKLREETSSMRGSQMQVSPDQAQLLAMLVQILGAKRCIEVGVYTGYSSLAVALVLPKSGRLVACERDTNCLEIAKKYYQQAGVTHKVDIRHALAADTLKSLIENGEACSYDFAFVDAEKKMYHEYFELLLQLVRVGGVIVVDNVLWHGKVADPQINDPRTVSIRDFNKSVTEDNRVSVSMVPIGDGMTICRKL from the exons ATGGCAAACCAAATTTTATCGCGTCCTGCAAATCCAATTCAAACTTTAACTTTTCTCAACTCAACTTGCAGTCTCTTAAAGAAGTCCCCATTCCTTAAACATAAGAAATTCTCTCTCTCATCTGCAACTCCAATTAGAAAATCAATCACAGACTTTCAAATTAGGGCATCACAATCCCACACTCTTACTAGAAATTACTGTGCAGACTCTGTGGTTGTTCAGGAGGATAAAAGTTACGGAAACAAACAGATTATTAGTGTTACTTCTCAGCTTTACGGTTACATACTTTCAAATGTTCGCGAACCAGAG ATACTGAAGAAGCTTCGAGAAGAAACGTCTTCGATGAGAGGCAGTCAAATGCAG gtatctccggatcaGGCTCAACTGCTTGCAATGCTTGTACAGATTCTTGGAGCAAAGCGTTGTATAGAAGTTGGCGTTTATACT GGGTACTCATCTTTGGCAGTTGCTCTAGTCTTGCCAAAATCAGGTCGTTTGGTAGCGTGCGAAAGAGATacaaattgtcttgagattgcaAAAAAGTACTATCAACAAGCAGGTGTCACTCACAAG GTGGACATTAGACATGCATTAGCAGCAGATACACTAAAATCACTTATTGAGAATGGAGAAGCTTGCAG TTATGATTTCGCATTTGTTGATGCTGAGAAGAAAATGTACCATGAATATTTTGAGTTGCTTTTACAGTTG GTGAGAGTTGGGGGTGTAATTGTTGTTGACAACGTTCTCTGGCATGGAAAGGTTGCTGATCCACAA ATAAATGATCCACGGACTGTAAGCATAAGAGATTTCAATAAAAGCGTTACAGAGGACAATCGTGTTAGTGTAAGTATG GTACCTATTGGAGATGGCATGACAATATGCCGCAAGCTGTGA